In Nicotiana tabacum cultivar K326 chromosome 17, ASM71507v2, whole genome shotgun sequence, one DNA window encodes the following:
- the LOC107776727 gene encoding uncharacterized protein LOC107776727 produces the protein MYVISDQNESILKATSIVYIGIPHYACMWHIWTNIRSKFKKGHLKLNILYFITTRSYSLDEFNERMSKIEEIDTRVKAYLYDIGYHRWSQVHVTVNRTWTMTSNIAESLNAVTKDARELPIVELLEYMRTLLECWTNEKLLKANGEGFKDHIHTVIDCVKRFIVCLQNKRCSCRQFQLDELPCAHTLAALRHKNESYENYCSPYYMRKSLLHTYKIPVDPLPDESKWNVPQHITEKVVMPPTGKRQPTRPQK, from the exons ATGTATGTTATTTCGGATCAGAATGAGAGTATCTTGAAGGCAACATCTATTGTTTATATCGGCATACCACATTATGcttgcatgtggcatatttggacaaatataaggTCAAAGTTCAAGAAGGGTCATCTAAAGTTAAACATATTGTACTTTATCACGACACGATCATACTCgcttgatgaatttaatgaaagaatgtcaaagattgaagagatCGACACACGTGTTAAAGCATACCTATACGATATTGGCTATCACAGATGGTCTCAGGTACATGTTACAGTGAACAGAACGTGGACGATGACATCAAACATTGCAGAGTCATTGAATGCGGTAACAAAAGATGCAAGAGAGCTGCCCATAGTAGAACTATTAGAGTATATGAGGACTCTTCTTGAATGTTGGACTAATGAAAAGTTATTGAAAGCAAATG GTGAGGGCTTCAAAGATCACATCCATACAGTGATAGATTGTGTGAAGCGCTTTATTGTTTGTCTTCAAAATAAGAGATGTAGTTGTAGGCAATTCCAGCTTGATGAACTTCCTTGTGCACATACTTTGGCGGCTTTGAGGCACAAGAATGAGTCTTATGAAAACTATTGTTCTCCTTATTACATGAGGAAGAGCCTTTTGCATACTTATAAAATACCAGTAGACCCATTGCCTGACGAAAGCAAATGGAATGTGCCACAACATATAACTGAAAAAGTTGTAATGCCACCTACTGGGAAAAGACAGCCAACAAGACCTCAAAAATAA